A genome region from Anastrepha ludens isolate Willacy chromosome 3, idAnaLude1.1, whole genome shotgun sequence includes the following:
- the LOC128857612 gene encoding piggyBac transposable element-derived protein 1-like codes for MSKRKFLSDTELEKILAIPTSEEDEDYSSDDSVKDPVYNPTVYSSESEEDEEVINNIEEVLESLALEENREESDEEQENRVAGEPQIINPVWSEYEGRHKTFTFSGKSGLQVDVPQSVTPFDVFRLFTDDEIINPIVLETNRYAEQQLIAKELKRESGMKKWTPTNSDEMKKFLGLVLWMGLVRCGSIPSHWSTSEIYKNNVAPKVMPRNRFELILANIHFANNETIPKGDRTGKVQPLIDMLQKNTKHFIPS; via the coding sequence ATgtcgaaaagaaaatttttatcagATACTGAGTTAGAAAAAATACTCGCAATTCCAACAAGTGAAGAAGATGAAGATTATAGCTCTGATGACTCTGTAAAGGATCCTGTGTATAATCCTACTGTATACTCTTCGGAAAGTGAAGAAGATGAGGAAGTCATAAATAATATAGAAGAAGTTCTTGAAAGCCTAGCACTAGAAGAGAATAGGGAAGAAAGCGATGAAGAACAAGAAAATCGGGTCGCAGGTGAACCCCAAATTATAAATCCTGTCTGGTCTGAATACGAAGGCCGTCATAAAACATTTACTTTTTCGGGAAAATCAGGCCTACAAGTAGATGTCCCACAAAGTGTCACCCCATTTGatgtttttcgtttgtttacTGACGATGAAATAATCAACCCCATCGTATTAGAAACAAATAGATACGCTGAGCAACAACTGATTGCAAAAGAATTGAAACGCGAAAGTGGAATGAAAAAATGGACTCCAACTAATAGCGATGAAATGAAAAAGTTCTTGGGACTTGTATTATGGATGGGTCTTGTTCGATGTGGTAGTATTCCATCACACTGGTCTACAAGTGAAATTTATAAGAACAATGTAGCGCCCAAGGTAATGCCGCGGAACCGTTTTGAGTTAATACTAGCAAATATACACTTCGCCAACAATGAAACCATTCCAAAAGGGGATAGGACTGGAAAAGTTCAACCACTTATAGATATGttgcaaaaaaataccaaacactTTATACCCAGCTGA